One genomic region from Streptomyces venezuelae encodes:
- a CDS encoding Crp/Fnr family transcriptional regulator has translation MDDVLRRAPLFAALDDEQAAELRASMSEATLARGDALFHEGDPGDRLYVVTEGKVKLHRTSPDGRENMLAVLGPGELIGELSLFDPGPRTATATALTEVKLLGLGHGDLQPWLNARPEVATALLRAVARRLRKTNDQMSDLVFSDVPGRVARALLDLSRRFGVQSEEGIHVVHDLTQEELAQLVGASRETVNKALADFAQRGWLRLEARAVILLDVERLAKRSR, from the coding sequence GTGGACGACGTTCTGCGGCGCGCCCCGCTCTTCGCGGCGCTCGATGACGAGCAGGCCGCCGAGCTGCGCGCCTCGATGAGTGAGGCGACGCTCGCCCGTGGCGACGCGCTGTTCCACGAAGGCGACCCCGGTGACCGCCTGTACGTGGTCACCGAAGGCAAGGTCAAGCTGCACCGCACCTCCCCCGACGGCCGCGAGAACATGCTGGCGGTCCTCGGCCCCGGCGAGCTCATCGGCGAGCTGTCCCTCTTCGACCCGGGTCCGCGCACCGCGACCGCCACGGCGCTGACCGAGGTCAAGCTGCTCGGTCTCGGCCACGGCGACCTCCAGCCCTGGCTGAACGCCCGCCCGGAGGTGGCCACCGCGCTGCTCCGCGCGGTCGCCCGCCGACTGCGCAAGACGAACGACCAGATGTCCGACCTGGTCTTCTCCGACGTGCCGGGCCGTGTCGCCCGCGCGCTCCTCGACCTGTCGCGCCGCTTCGGCGTGCAGTCGGAGGAGGGCATCCACGTCGTCCACGACCTCACCCAGGAGGAGCTGGCCCAGCTGGTCGGCGCCTCCCGCGAGACGGTCAACAAGGCGCTCGCCGACTTCGCCCAGCGCGGCTGGCTGCGCCTTGAGGCCCGCGCCGTGATCCTGCTGGACGTGGAGCGCCTCGCGAAGCGCTCGCGCTAG
- a CDS encoding prohibitin family protein: MFVIAILLVIAAVVLFFVGRANDSAGLKFGALGAVLAGVFSLIVSMTYVISAYEVGVPVAFGKVGSPMTSGMHVKSPFTDVTTFSTRPVDLNLSDKDVVEVRSSQGGVMYVEVTVKWAVVPSKAVELYKLAGSEDSIQQRLVYPDSREIVRNVFARYTSEQGYASDREKINAEIGTLIKERLVPRGIDVTTVNLRNVKPSDSLQAQIDRKIQQQQATERATEAARTAKAESDRRRIEAEGIARANKILNDSLTDKVLMNQCIDAFKEAAAKNAIYTVPCANGSSAPVIVDGSKR; this comes from the coding sequence GTGTTCGTCATTGCCATCCTGCTGGTCATCGCCGCAGTGGTGCTCTTTTTCGTCGGCCGCGCCAACGACTCGGCGGGGCTGAAGTTCGGCGCCCTCGGCGCGGTCCTGGCAGGCGTCTTCTCGCTGATCGTGAGCATGACGTACGTGATCAGCGCGTACGAGGTCGGTGTGCCGGTCGCCTTCGGCAAGGTGGGCTCGCCCATGACCTCGGGCATGCACGTGAAGTCGCCGTTCACCGACGTCACGACCTTCTCCACCCGCCCCGTCGACCTCAACCTCTCCGACAAGGATGTGGTCGAGGTCCGCTCCTCGCAGGGCGGTGTCATGTACGTCGAGGTGACGGTGAAGTGGGCCGTCGTCCCGTCCAAGGCCGTGGAGCTCTACAAGCTCGCGGGCAGCGAGGACTCCATCCAGCAGCGCCTCGTCTACCCGGACAGCCGGGAGATCGTCCGTAACGTCTTCGCCCGCTACACCAGCGAGCAGGGGTACGCCTCCGACCGCGAGAAGATCAACGCCGAGATCGGCACCCTGATCAAGGAGCGCCTGGTCCCGCGCGGGATCGACGTGACCACGGTCAACCTGCGCAACGTGAAGCCCTCGGACTCGCTCCAGGCCCAGATCGACCGCAAGATCCAGCAGCAGCAGGCCACCGAGCGGGCCACCGAGGCCGCCCGTACGGCCAAGGCCGAGTCCGACCGGCGCCGGATCGAGGCGGAGGGCATCGCCCGCGCCAACAAGATCCTCAACGACTCGCTGACGGACAAGGTCCTGATGAACCAGTGCATCGACGCCTTCAAGGAGGCCGCGGCCAAGAACGCGATCTACACCGTGCCCTGCGCGAACGGCTCCTCGGCGCCGGTGATCGTGGACGGTTCGAAGCGCTGA
- a CDS encoding WhiB family transcriptional regulator, protein MGWVADWSAQAACRTTDPDELFVQGAAQNRAKAVCTGCPVRTECLADALDNRVEFGVWGGMTERERRALLRRRPTVTSWRRLLETARTEYERGAGLLPVAIEDDATYEAYAAVG, encoded by the coding sequence ATGGGCTGGGTAGCTGACTGGAGTGCGCAGGCGGCCTGCCGCACTACCGATCCGGATGAACTTTTCGTGCAGGGAGCGGCACAGAACAGGGCAAAGGCGGTGTGCACCGGATGTCCGGTGCGGACCGAGTGCCTCGCCGACGCCCTCGACAACCGGGTGGAGTTCGGTGTGTGGGGCGGCATGACGGAGCGCGAGCGCCGTGCTCTGCTGCGCCGACGACCGACCGTCACCTCGTGGCGCCGGCTCCTGGAGACCGCGCGGACGGAGTACGAGCGGGGTGCGGGCCTGCTGCCCGTGGCGATCGAGGACGACGCGACGTACGAGGCGTACGCCGCGGTGGGCTAG
- a CDS encoding RidA family protein → MSGAVEAKLAELGLTLPEVVPPLAAYQPAVQSGVYVYTSGQLPMVGGKLSVTGKVGDEVTAEEAKQLAATCALNALAAVKSVAGDLDRIKRVVKVVGFVASASDFTGQPGVINGASELLGAVLGDKGVHARSAVGVAVLPLDAPVEVEVQVELVEA, encoded by the coding sequence GTGAGCGGGGCCGTGGAGGCGAAGCTCGCCGAGCTCGGCCTGACCCTGCCGGAGGTCGTGCCGCCGCTGGCCGCGTACCAGCCGGCCGTGCAGTCGGGCGTCTACGTCTACACCTCGGGCCAGCTCCCGATGGTGGGCGGCAAGCTCTCGGTGACCGGCAAGGTCGGCGACGAGGTCACCGCCGAGGAGGCCAAGCAGCTCGCGGCCACCTGCGCGCTGAACGCCCTCGCGGCCGTGAAGTCGGTCGCCGGTGACCTGGACCGGATCAAGCGGGTCGTCAAGGTCGTGGGCTTCGTCGCCTCCGCCTCCGACTTCACCGGGCAGCCCGGCGTCATCAACGGCGCCAGCGAGCTGCTCGGCGCGGTCCTCGGCGACAAGGGCGTGCACGCGCGCAGCGCCGTCGGCGTGGCCGTGCTGCCGCTCGACGCGCCGGTCGAGGTCGAGGTCCAGGTGGAGCTCGTCGAGGCCTGA
- a CDS encoding NUDIX hydrolase — protein MSNAQPNGQWYPPEWPDRIRALAAGELTPVSPRRAATVLLLRDGAAGPDVHMLRRRASMAFAGGAYAYPGGGVDPRDEQPVRWAGPSLAEWAGRLGLDDPAQAQAVVCAAVRETFEEAGVLLAGETADTVVGDTTGEDWERDREALVARELHFADFLDRRGLVLRSDLLGAWARWITPEFEQRRFDTWFFVAALPAGQRTRDVSGEADRTVWIRPAEAAAGYDRGELMMMPPTISTLRALEAYGTAAEALDAAGEQDLTPVLAQARLEGDELVLSWPGHEEFTKIIPAGGAR, from the coding sequence ATGTCGAATGCTCAGCCGAACGGTCAGTGGTACCCGCCGGAATGGCCCGACCGCATCCGGGCCCTCGCCGCGGGCGAGCTCACCCCGGTGAGCCCCCGGCGCGCCGCCACCGTGCTCCTCCTGCGGGACGGGGCCGCGGGACCCGACGTGCACATGCTGCGCCGCCGCGCCTCGATGGCCTTCGCGGGCGGCGCGTACGCCTACCCCGGCGGCGGGGTCGACCCGCGCGACGAGCAGCCGGTGCGCTGGGCGGGGCCCTCCCTCGCCGAGTGGGCCGGCCGCCTCGGCCTCGACGACCCCGCGCAGGCGCAGGCCGTGGTCTGCGCGGCCGTACGCGAGACCTTCGAGGAGGCGGGCGTCCTGCTCGCCGGGGAGACCGCGGACACCGTGGTCGGCGACACCACCGGCGAGGACTGGGAGCGGGACCGGGAGGCGCTCGTCGCCCGGGAGCTGCACTTCGCCGACTTCCTCGACCGGCGCGGGCTCGTCCTGCGCTCGGACCTGCTCGGCGCGTGGGCCCGCTGGATCACCCCGGAGTTCGAGCAGCGCCGGTTCGACACGTGGTTCTTCGTGGCCGCGCTCCCGGCCGGCCAGCGCACCCGGGACGTCTCGGGGGAGGCCGACCGCACGGTCTGGATCCGCCCCGCGGAGGCCGCCGCCGGTTACGACCGGGGTGAGCTGATGATGATGCCGCCGACGATCTCGACCCTGCGTGCCCTGGAGGCGTACGGCACGGCCGCCGAGGCGCTGGACGCGGCCGGGGAGCAGGATCTGACCCCCGTACTCGCCCAGGCGCGCCTGGAGGGCGACGAGCTGGTCCTGAGCTGGCCGGGCCACGAGGAGTTCACCAAGATCATCCCGGCCGGGGGCGCGCGATGA
- a CDS encoding DUF4177 domain-containing protein: MTKWEYVTVPLLVHATKQILDTWGEDGWELVQVVPGPNNPEQLVAYLKRAKS, from the coding sequence ATGACCAAGTGGGAGTACGTCACGGTGCCGCTTCTGGTGCACGCGACGAAGCAGATTCTGGACACCTGGGGCGAGGACGGCTGGGAGCTCGTCCAGGTCGTGCCCGGGCCGAACAACCCCGAGCAGCTCGTGGCCTACCTGAAGCGGGCCAAGTCGTGA
- a CDS encoding ArsA family ATPase: protein MSRLQVVSGKGGTGKTTVAAALALALATEGKRTLLVEVEGRQGIAQLFETEALPYEERKIAVAPGGGEVYALAIDAERALLDYLQMFYKLGGAGRALKKLGAIDFATTIAPGVRDVLLTGKACEAVKRREKHGGHTYDHVVMDAPPTGRITRFLNVNDEVAGLARIGPIHNQAQAVMRVLKSPETAVHLVTLLEEMPVQETADGIAELRAAELPVGRVVVNMVRPHVLDEAAVRAASGDHRDAIARSLASVGVPGGTRLVEPLLDQAAEHARRVELEREQRAVLDGIGVPAYELPFLGDGGDIAGLYRLAKELRKQGVGA from the coding sequence GTGAGCAGGCTCCAGGTCGTCAGCGGAAAGGGCGGTACCGGTAAGACGACGGTCGCCGCCGCCCTCGCGCTCGCCCTCGCGACGGAGGGCAAACGCACCCTCCTCGTCGAGGTCGAAGGCAGACAGGGCATCGCACAGCTCTTCGAGACGGAAGCGCTTCCGTACGAGGAACGCAAGATCGCCGTCGCGCCGGGCGGCGGCGAGGTGTACGCGCTGGCGATCGACGCCGAGCGCGCGCTCCTCGACTACCTCCAGATGTTCTACAAACTCGGCGGCGCGGGGCGGGCCCTGAAGAAGCTCGGCGCGATCGACTTCGCGACGACGATAGCGCCGGGCGTACGGGACGTCCTGCTGACCGGCAAGGCGTGCGAGGCGGTCAAGCGGCGCGAGAAGCACGGCGGCCACACCTACGACCATGTGGTCATGGACGCGCCGCCCACCGGCCGCATCACCCGCTTCCTCAACGTCAACGACGAGGTCGCGGGCCTGGCCAGGATCGGCCCGATACACAATCAGGCGCAGGCCGTCATGCGGGTCCTCAAGTCTCCCGAGACCGCGGTCCACCTGGTGACGCTGCTTGAGGAGATGCCCGTCCAGGAGACGGCGGACGGCATCGCGGAGCTCCGCGCGGCCGAACTGCCGGTGGGCCGGGTCGTGGTGAACATGGTCCGCCCGCACGTCCTCGACGAGGCGGCGGTACGGGCCGCCTCCGGCGACCACCGGGACGCGATCGCGCGGAGCCTGGCCTCCGTCGGCGTCCCGGGCGGCACACGTCTCGTCGAGCCGCTTCTCGACCAGGCGGCCGAGCACGCCCGGCGGGTGGAGCTGGAGCGGGAGCAGCGCGCCGTCCTGGACGGCATCGGCGTGCCCGCGTACGAGCTGCCCTTCCTCGGGGACGGCGGGGACATCGCGGGGCTCTACCGGCTGGCGAAGGAACTGCGGAAGCAAGGGGTGGGTGCGTGA
- a CDS encoding MBL fold metallo-hydrolase, which translates to MSDAAALPGQPRGFVVSGPATARAVNVLAPNPSAMTLDGTNTWLLSEPGSDLAVVVDPGPLDEGHLRHVVETAEKLGKRIALTLLTHGHPDHAEGAGRFAELTRTAVRALDPALRLGDEGLGAGDVLDVDGLELRVVPTPGHTSDSLSFHLPADRAVLTGDTILGRGTTMVAHPDGRLGDYLDSLRRLRSLTVDDGVHTVLPGHGPVLEDAQGAVEFYLAHRANRLAQVETAVESGRRTAAEVVAHVYADVDRSLWPAAELSVRAQLEYLRERGLV; encoded by the coding sequence ATGAGTGACGCCGCCGCCCTGCCCGGGCAGCCGCGCGGGTTCGTCGTCTCCGGACCCGCGACCGCCCGCGCGGTGAACGTGCTGGCGCCGAACCCGTCCGCGATGACCCTCGACGGCACGAACACCTGGCTGCTTTCCGAGCCCGGCTCCGACCTCGCCGTCGTCGTCGACCCGGGCCCGCTCGACGAGGGTCATCTGCGCCATGTCGTGGAGACCGCCGAGAAGCTCGGCAAGCGGATCGCGCTCACCCTGCTCACCCACGGCCATCCGGACCACGCGGAGGGCGCCGGCCGGTTCGCCGAGCTGACCCGGACCGCCGTACGGGCCCTGGACCCGGCGCTGCGGCTCGGTGACGAGGGGCTCGGCGCGGGGGACGTGCTGGACGTCGACGGCCTGGAGCTGCGGGTCGTCCCGACGCCCGGGCACACCTCGGACTCGCTCTCCTTCCATCTGCCCGCCGACCGGGCGGTCCTGACGGGGGACACGATCCTGGGGCGCGGCACGACGATGGTCGCGCATCCGGACGGGCGGCTCGGCGACTACCTGGACTCGCTGCGGCGGCTGCGCTCGCTCACCGTCGACGACGGCGTGCACACGGTCCTGCCGGGGCACGGGCCGGTCCTGGAGGACGCGCAGGGGGCCGTGGAGTTCTATCTGGCGCACCGCGCGAACCGGCTCGCCCAGGTCGAGACGGCGGTCGAGAGCGGCCGGCGGACGGCGGCGGAGGTCGTGGCGCACGTGTACGCGGACGTGGACCGCTCGCTGTGGCCGGCGGCGGAGCTGTCCGTACGGGCGCAGTTGGAGTACCTGCGGGAGCGCGGACTGGTCTAG
- a CDS encoding transglycosylase domain-containing protein, protein MAKKRSGGGLTGTQQAAKFLGVSVLSGAVLAGIALPAAGALGLAAKGTVEGFDEIPSNLKTPPLSQRTTILDAEGGLLATVYSRDRKVVPLEKISPYMQKAIVAIEDGRFYEHGAIDLKGVLRAINRNAQSGGVAQGASTLTQQYVKNVFVEEAGDDPEKVAQATQQTIGRKVRELKFAIQVEEELGKKKILENYLNITFFGQQAYGIEAASQRYFSKPAAKLELGEAAMMAGLVQSPSRYDPINDIQEATKRRNVVLQRMADVKDISQAEADKAKAAPLKLKVKTPKNGCITAVDGAGFFCDYVRKTILTNPVFGKTAEERQKLWNLGGLTVKTTLSPKAQAAANEAAVAKVNKDDGVATAVVQIQPGTGKILSMGQSRPYGLDQKQHQTTLNLAVGSKMGGTTYGFPVGSTFKPITAAAALEKGLSPAQSFDTPWKISMKENDFTRCDGKPAGYADWSVQNELKSEKGAYDMTSALGKSINTYFAKLEQMAGLCETLTMAKKVGYERELGKSIAQSPSATLGSLESTPLDMASVYATFANRGLYCTPVAIESIKAANGDKLNVPQTKCTRAMSDRTADMINQMLKGVVEDGTGTRAGLTDRDNAGKTGTTEGRKDAWFVGYTPNLSTAVWVGDDVGKRDEMFDITIGGVYYDKVCGGCLPGPIWRIAMTGALDDDRPQFTPISVPRAEKPKDKEKEGEEGPNKPRKPRDSKPGDTEPPTNPFPGITIPPDMFGDDNNGNRRGGNR, encoded by the coding sequence ATGGCAAAGAAGCGCTCGGGCGGTGGTCTGACCGGGACCCAGCAGGCCGCCAAGTTCCTCGGTGTCAGTGTGCTCTCCGGAGCCGTGCTGGCAGGCATCGCCCTGCCCGCGGCCGGGGCACTCGGCTTGGCCGCGAAGGGCACGGTCGAGGGATTCGACGAGATCCCCTCCAACCTGAAGACCCCGCCGCTGAGTCAGCGCACCACCATTCTCGACGCCGAGGGCGGGCTCCTCGCCACGGTGTACTCGCGGGACCGGAAGGTCGTCCCGCTGGAAAAAATCTCCCCGTACATGCAGAAGGCGATCGTCGCGATCGAGGACGGCCGCTTCTACGAGCACGGGGCGATCGACCTCAAGGGCGTGCTGCGCGCGATCAACCGCAACGCGCAGTCGGGCGGGGTCGCGCAGGGCGCGTCCACGCTCACCCAGCAGTACGTGAAGAACGTCTTCGTCGAGGAGGCCGGTGACGACCCCGAGAAGGTCGCGCAGGCCACCCAGCAGACCATCGGCCGCAAGGTCCGCGAGCTGAAGTTCGCGATCCAGGTCGAGGAGGAGCTGGGCAAGAAGAAGATCCTGGAGAACTACCTCAACATCACGTTCTTCGGTCAGCAGGCGTACGGCATCGAGGCCGCCTCCCAGCGGTACTTCTCCAAGCCGGCCGCAAAGCTGGAGCTGGGCGAGGCGGCGATGATGGCCGGGCTCGTCCAGTCGCCGAGCCGCTACGACCCGATCAACGACATCCAGGAAGCCACCAAGCGCCGCAACGTGGTCCTCCAGCGGATGGCCGACGTGAAGGACATCAGCCAGGCGGAGGCGGACAAGGCGAAGGCCGCGCCGCTCAAGCTGAAGGTCAAGACGCCGAAGAACGGCTGCATCACCGCCGTCGACGGCGCCGGCTTCTTCTGCGACTACGTCCGCAAGACGATCCTGACCAACCCGGTCTTCGGCAAGACGGCCGAGGAGCGGCAGAAGTTGTGGAACCTGGGCGGGCTCACCGTCAAGACCACGCTCTCGCCGAAGGCGCAGGCGGCCGCCAACGAGGCCGCGGTGGCCAAGGTCAACAAGGACGACGGGGTCGCGACCGCCGTCGTCCAGATCCAGCCCGGCACCGGCAAGATCCTGTCGATGGGCCAGTCCCGCCCGTACGGCCTGGACCAGAAGCAGCACCAGACGACGCTCAACCTCGCCGTCGGCAGCAAGATGGGCGGCACCACGTACGGCTTCCCGGTCGGCTCGACCTTCAAGCCGATCACGGCCGCCGCCGCCCTGGAGAAGGGGCTGAGCCCGGCGCAGAGCTTCGACACGCCGTGGAAGATCTCCATGAAGGAGAACGACTTCACGCGCTGCGACGGCAAGCCCGCCGGCTACGCCGACTGGTCCGTCCAGAACGAGCTCAAGTCGGAGAAGGGGGCGTACGACATGACGAGCGCCCTCGGCAAGTCCATCAACACGTACTTCGCCAAGCTGGAGCAGATGGCCGGCCTGTGCGAGACGCTGACGATGGCGAAGAAGGTCGGCTACGAGCGCGAGCTGGGCAAGTCCATCGCGCAGAGCCCGTCGGCCACGCTCGGCAGCCTCGAGAGCACCCCGCTCGACATGGCCTCCGTCTACGCCACCTTCGCCAACCGCGGCCTCTACTGCACCCCGGTCGCCATCGAGTCCATCAAGGCCGCCAACGGCGACAAGCTGAACGTGCCGCAGACCAAGTGCACGCGCGCGATGTCCGACCGCACCGCCGACATGATCAACCAGATGCTGAAGGGTGTGGTCGAGGACGGCACCGGTACGCGGGCCGGTCTGACCGACCGGGACAACGCGGGCAAGACCGGTACCACCGAGGGCCGCAAGGACGCCTGGTTCGTCGGCTACACGCCGAACCTGTCCACCGCCGTCTGGGTCGGCGACGACGTCGGCAAGCGCGACGAGATGTTCGACATCACCATCGGCGGCGTCTACTACGACAAGGTCTGCGGTGGCTGCCTCCCCGGTCCCATCTGGAGGATCGCGATGACGGGCGCCCTGGACGACGACCGGCCGCAGTTCACCCCCATCTCCGTGCCGCGGGCCGAGAAGCCCAAGGACAAGGAGAAGGAGGGCGAGGAGGGCCCGAACAAGCCGCGGAAGCCGCGCGACAGCAAGCCGGGCGACACGGAGCCGCCGACGAACCCGTTCCCCGGGATCACGATCCCGCCGGACATGTTCGGCGACGACAACAACGGCAACCGCCGAGGCGGAAACCGCTGA
- a CDS encoding ArsA family ATPase, whose amino-acid sequence MPVLELDPLIDDRGTRIIVCCGAGGVGKTTTAAALGVRAAERGRRVVVLTIDPARRLAQSMGIDSLDNTPRKVDGIKGSDGGELHAMMLDMKRTFDEIVEAHAEPERARAILENPFYQSLSAGFAGTQEYMAMEKLGQLRGRDEWDLIVVDTPPSRSALDFLDAPKRLGSFLDGKFIKLLMAPAKVGGRAGMKFLNVGMSMMTGTLGKLLGGQFLKDVQTFVAAMDTMFGGFRTRADATYKLLQAPGTAFLVVATPERDALREAAYFVERLAAEEMPLAGLVLNRVHGSGAAGLSAERARAAAENLDEERMTDRGDGKAGLSGSPATSPELSDLATAAVSSVPEAAPTAEPAAQHPDVDDASTATDADVQHLTAGLLRLHAERMRVLAREQRTRDRFTALHPEVAVAEVAALPGDVHDLAGLRAIGDRLTAGRMPSA is encoded by the coding sequence GTGCCCGTTCTGGAGCTCGACCCGCTCATCGACGACCGGGGCACCCGCATCATCGTCTGCTGCGGCGCGGGCGGGGTCGGCAAGACGACCACGGCGGCGGCCCTCGGCGTACGGGCGGCGGAGCGCGGCCGTCGGGTCGTCGTCCTCACCATCGACCCGGCGCGACGGCTCGCGCAGTCGATGGGCATCGACTCGCTCGACAACACCCCCCGCAAGGTCGACGGGATCAAGGGGTCCGACGGCGGCGAACTGCACGCCATGATGCTCGACATGAAGCGGACCTTCGACGAGATCGTCGAGGCGCACGCGGAGCCCGAGCGGGCCCGGGCGATCCTGGAGAACCCCTTCTACCAGTCCCTGTCGGCCGGTTTCGCCGGTACGCAGGAGTACATGGCGATGGAGAAGCTGGGCCAGCTCCGGGGGCGCGACGAGTGGGACCTGATCGTGGTCGACACGCCGCCGTCCCGCTCCGCGCTGGACTTCCTGGACGCGCCGAAGCGGCTGGGGTCGTTCCTCGACGGGAAGTTCATCAAGCTGCTCATGGCCCCGGCGAAGGTGGGCGGCCGGGCCGGCATGAAGTTCCTCAACGTCGGCATGTCGATGATGACGGGGACGCTCGGGAAGCTGCTCGGCGGTCAGTTCCTCAAGGACGTGCAGACCTTCGTGGCGGCGATGGACACGATGTTCGGCGGCTTCCGGACCCGCGCCGACGCCACGTACAAGCTGCTCCAGGCCCCGGGCACGGCGTTCCTCGTCGTCGCCACGCCGGAGCGGGACGCGCTGCGCGAGGCCGCGTACTTCGTGGAGCGGCTGGCGGCCGAGGAGATGCCGCTGGCCGGTCTCGTCCTCAACCGCGTCCACGGCAGTGGCGCGGCCGGCCTCTCGGCCGAGCGGGCGCGGGCCGCCGCGGAAAATCTTGACGAGGAGCGCATGACGGATCGGGGGGACGGGAAGGCTGGTTTGAGTGGCTCCCCGGCCACGTCGCCCGAGCTGTCAGATCTCGCCACCGCCGCCGTTTCTTCCGTACCCGAGGCTGCCCCCACAGCCGAACCGGCCGCACAGCACCCAGACGTAGACGACGCAAGCACCGCCACAGACGCGGACGTACAACATCTCACCGCGGGACTTCTGCGCCTGCATGCCGAGCGCATGCGGGTGCTCGCGCGTGAGCAGCGCACACGCGACCGCTTCACCGCGCTCCACCCCGAGGTGGCCGTGGCCGAAGTGGCCGCCCTGCCCGGCGATGTGCACGACCTCGCCGGGCTGCGGGCCATCGGTGACCGGCTCACGGCCGGGCGCATGCCCTCGGCCTGA